A genomic region of Streptococcus suis contains the following coding sequences:
- the pyk gene encoding pyruvate kinase, whose protein sequence is MNKRVKIVATLGPAVEIRGGKKFGDDGYWGEKLDVEASAQKIAALITEGANVFRFNFSHGDHQEQGDRMATVRRAEEIAGKKVGFLLDTKGPEIRTELFEDDAKEYAYTTGDKLRVATKQGIKSTKEVIALNVAGGLDVFDDVEVGKQILVDDGKLGLTVVEKDAVNREFVVLVENDGVIAKQKGVNIPYTKIPFPALAERDNADIRFGLEQGLNFIAISFVRTAKDVEVVRNICKETGNDHVQLFAKIENQQGIDNIDEIIEAADGIMIARGDMGIEVPFEMVPVYQKMIITKVNAAGKAVITATNMLETMTEKPRATRSEVSDVFNAVIDGTDATMLSGESANGKYPVESVRTMATIAKNAQTLLNEYGRLNSDHFNRASKTEVIASAVKDACHSMNIKLVVTVTETGYSARSISKYRPDADILAVTFTEKVQKSLMLNWGVIPVVTKRPDSTDDMFDLAERIAKEQGLVEAGDDIVIVAGVPVGVAGSTNTMRVRTVK, encoded by the coding sequence ATGAACAAACGTGTTAAAATTGTTGCAACCCTTGGTCCAGCGGTAGAAATCCGCGGTGGTAAAAAATTCGGTGACGATGGTTACTGGGGTGAAAAATTGGATGTTGAGGCATCAGCACAGAAAATCGCTGCTTTGATTACAGAAGGCGCTAATGTTTTCCGTTTCAACTTCTCACACGGTGACCACCAAGAGCAAGGTGACCGTATGGCAACAGTTCGTCGTGCAGAAGAAATCGCTGGCAAAAAAGTAGGTTTCTTGTTGGATACAAAAGGTCCAGAAATCCGTACAGAATTGTTTGAAGATGATGCAAAAGAATATGCATATACAACTGGTGACAAATTGCGTGTTGCTACAAAACAAGGTATCAAATCTACCAAAGAAGTGATTGCTTTGAACGTTGCAGGTGGTTTGGATGTCTTTGACGATGTTGAAGTTGGTAAACAAATCCTTGTTGACGACGGTAAACTTGGCTTGACTGTTGTTGAAAAAGATGCTGTAAACCGTGAATTTGTTGTTTTGGTTGAAAACGATGGCGTTATCGCAAAACAAAAAGGTGTGAACATTCCTTACACTAAAATTCCTTTCCCAGCTCTTGCAGAGCGTGATAACGCAGATATCCGATTCGGTCTTGAGCAAGGTTTGAACTTCATTGCCATCTCATTTGTACGTACTGCAAAAGATGTAGAAGTTGTTCGTAACATCTGTAAAGAAACTGGTAACGATCACGTTCAATTGTTTGCGAAAATCGAAAACCAACAAGGTATCGACAACATCGACGAAATCATCGAAGCAGCAGATGGTATCATGATTGCTCGTGGTGACATGGGTATCGAAGTACCATTTGAAATGGTTCCAGTTTACCAAAAAATGATTATCACTAAAGTGAATGCAGCTGGTAAAGCAGTTATCACAGCAACAAACATGTTGGAAACAATGACTGAAAAACCACGTGCAACTCGTTCAGAAGTATCAGACGTATTCAACGCAGTTATCGATGGTACTGACGCAACAATGCTTTCAGGTGAGTCTGCAAACGGTAAATATCCAGTTGAATCAGTTCGTACAATGGCAACTATTGCTAAAAACGCACAAACTCTTCTTAACGAATACGGTCGTTTGAACTCTGATCACTTTAACCGTGCATCTAAAACAGAAGTTATTGCATCTGCAGTAAAAGATGCTTGTCACTCAATGAACATCAAGTTGGTTGTAACAGTTACTGAAACTGGTTACTCAGCTCGTTCAATCTCTAAATACCGTCCAGATGCTGACATCTTGGCAGTAACATTTACTGAGAAAGTACAAAAATCATTGATGCTTAACTGGGGTGTTATCCCAGTTGTAACAAAACGTCCAGATTCAACTGACGATATGTTTGATTTGGCTGAACGTATTGCCAAAGAGCAAGGTCTTGTTGAAGCAGGAGATGATATTGTTATCGTTGCTGGTGTGCCTGTAGGTGTTGCAGGTTCAACAAACACTATGCGTGTTCGTACAGTAAAATAA
- the pfkA gene encoding 6-phosphofructokinase — translation MKRIAVLTSGGDAPGMNAAIRAVVRQAISEGMEVYGINEGYAGMVAGDIHELSARSVGDVISRGGTFLGSARYPEFAKLEGQLKGIEQLKKHGIEGVVVIGGDGSYHGAMRLTEHGFPAIGVPGTIDNDIVGTDFTIGFDTAVTTAMDAIDKIRDTSSSHRRTFVIEVMGRHAGDIALWAGIASGADVIVVPEEDFNINDVVDRIKAGYDNGKKHSIIVLAEGVMPAAQFAEELKAAGDTSDLRVTELGHIQRGGSPTARDRVLASRMGAHAVKLLKEGRGGLAVGIRNEQMVENPILGTAEEGALFSLTADGKIVVNNPHKADLELADLNRNLSI, via the coding sequence ATGAAACGTATTGCTGTTTTGACCAGTGGTGGTGATGCCCCTGGTATGAACGCTGCTATTCGTGCAGTTGTTCGCCAAGCAATTTCAGAAGGAATGGAAGTTTATGGAATCAACGAAGGTTACGCAGGTATGGTTGCGGGTGATATCCATGAATTGTCTGCACGTTCTGTAGGTGATGTTATTTCACGTGGAGGAACATTCCTTGGTTCAGCTCGTTATCCAGAATTTGCCAAATTAGAAGGGCAACTTAAAGGGATTGAGCAATTGAAAAAACATGGTATCGAAGGTGTAGTTGTTATCGGTGGTGATGGTTCTTACCACGGAGCGATGCGCTTGACAGAGCATGGTTTCCCAGCTATTGGTGTACCTGGTACAATTGATAATGATATCGTGGGTACAGATTTTACAATCGGTTTTGATACAGCTGTAACAACTGCTATGGATGCGATTGATAAAATCCGCGACACTTCATCAAGTCACCGTCGTACTTTCGTCATTGAAGTAATGGGACGTCATGCAGGTGATATCGCTCTTTGGGCTGGTATTGCTTCTGGTGCAGATGTTATTGTTGTTCCAGAAGAAGACTTCAATATCAACGATGTTGTTGACCGTATTAAAGCGGGCTACGACAATGGTAAGAAACATAGCATCATTGTTTTGGCTGAAGGTGTTATGCCAGCTGCACAGTTTGCTGAAGAATTGAAAGCAGCAGGCGATACAAGTGATCTTCGTGTGACAGAACTTGGTCATATCCAACGTGGTGGTTCTCCAACAGCGCGTGATCGTGTACTCGCTTCTCGTATGGGTGCTCATGCCGTTAAATTGCTTAAAGAAGGCCGTGGAGGTCTTGCAGTAGGTATCCGTAACGAGCAAATGGTTGAAAATCCAATTCTTGGAACTGCAGAAGAAGGTGCATTGTTCAGCTTGACTGCTGACGGTAAGATTGTGGTTAATAATCCGCATAAAGCAGATTTGGAATTGGCTGATTTGAACCGTAATTTGTCAATCTAG